From one Shewanella sp. GD04112 genomic stretch:
- the cyoA gene encoding ubiquinol oxidase subunit II, with product MLIRNLSKVAFAALALMLAGCDGGVLDPKGQIGVDEKHLIIIATLLMLIVVIPVIFMTLFFAWKYRDGRDHEVFAPKWSHSSAIETVVWIVPIVIVVILGVITWGSTHDLDPYKPLEHDAKPITVEVVSMDWKWLFIYPEQGVASVNELAFPANVPVNFKITSDTAMNSFFIPQLGSQIYSMAGMTTKLHLIANEPGTYDGISANYSGAGFAGMKFKAIATPTAADFDAWVAKAKQQATKTLDSATYQALAQKSENNPVEYFGSVSHGMFDQIVMQYMHMDSNEHMAGHESMEHMSADHNMAGMHHDMAHMASDQKMADMEGSTHSDTSSTEHSSTHQVEAE from the coding sequence TTGTTAATTCGAAATTTAAGTAAAGTAGCATTCGCGGCGCTTGCCCTGATGCTCGCAGGCTGTGATGGCGGCGTATTGGATCCCAAGGGCCAGATCGGTGTCGATGAAAAACACCTGATCATCATCGCTACCCTACTCATGCTGATTGTGGTTATCCCCGTGATCTTCATGACCTTGTTCTTCGCATGGAAATACCGCGATGGCCGAGATCATGAGGTTTTTGCCCCTAAATGGTCCCACTCAAGTGCGATTGAAACCGTGGTTTGGATTGTGCCGATTGTGATCGTCGTGATTTTAGGCGTGATCACTTGGGGGTCAACCCATGATCTCGACCCTTACAAACCACTCGAACACGACGCCAAGCCGATTACGGTTGAAGTGGTTTCTATGGACTGGAAATGGTTGTTTATCTATCCAGAACAAGGTGTTGCATCGGTAAACGAATTGGCGTTCCCAGCGAATGTACCAGTGAACTTTAAGATCACCTCTGATACCGCCATGAACTCTTTCTTTATCCCGCAATTAGGTAGCCAAATCTACTCAATGGCAGGGATGACGACTAAGTTGCACCTGATTGCCAACGAACCCGGTACCTATGACGGTATTTCCGCTAACTATAGCGGCGCAGGTTTTGCGGGCATGAAGTTTAAAGCCATTGCCACGCCAACGGCGGCCGACTTCGATGCTTGGGTAGCCAAGGCAAAACAACAGGCGACTAAGACCTTAGACTCTGCGACTTACCAAGCCTTAGCACAGAAGAGTGAAAACAATCCTGTTGAATACTTTGGCTCAGTTAGTCACGGCATGTTCGATCAAATCGTTATGCAATACATGCACATGGACTCAAACGAGCACATGGCAGGCCATGAAAGTATGGAACACATGAGTGCCGACCACAATATGGCTGGCATGCACCACGATATGGCGCATATGGCGAGCGACCAGAAGATGGCCGACATGGAAGGCTCAACCCATTCTGACACTTCATCAACAGAACACTCATCCACTCACCAAGTGGAGGCGGAGTAA